The following are encoded together in the Chanodichthys erythropterus isolate Z2021 chromosome 16, ASM2448905v1, whole genome shotgun sequence genome:
- the LOC137003724 gene encoding tripartite motif-containing protein 16-like has product MFLFSEIETKAQAAVEPFSMSLYLCNKMEESSVSLAQDQFSCSICLDLLKDSVTIPCGHSYCMNCITDCWDQDDQKRVYSCSQCRQTFTPRPVLGKNTMLAEVVKKLKKTKLQAAHPVQCYTESGDVECDICTGDKNKAIKSCLVCLNSYCQTHFEQHENLFRDKRHNLIDATGRLQEMICPQHEKLLEIYCRTDQNCICYLCMVDEHKNHDTVSAAAERNEKQRHLEETQRKFQQRIQERHKEIEDLREAVESHKRSAQAAVEDSERIFTELIHSIERSRSEVTQLIRDREKAAVSRAEEQLEQLEQEIDDLRRRDAELEQLEQLSHTDHHIHFLQSFQSLSVPPGSTDSSSITISSRLSFDDVGKSVSHLREKLEHFCREEIEKISGRVRSINIIPTPEPKTHEEFLQYSCRLTLDPNTANKSLVLSEGNRLIKYTHKEQQYPDHPDRFDGYLQVLCRESVCGRCYWEVEWSGEVRISVSYKRISRKGWGDEFGFGYNDQSWSLSCDGSRCSFWHNNKQTELPVVSSSCRIGVYVDHSAGTLSFYSVSDTMTLIHRVHTTFTQPLYAGFWVIGSVKLCEVTK; this is encoded by the exons ATGTTTCTGTTCAGTGAAATCGAAACTAAAGCTCAAGCTGCTGTCGAACCGTTTTCGATGTCTCTCTATCTGTGCAATAAGATGGAAGAATCCAGTGTTTCTTTGGCTCAGGATCAGTTCAGCTGTTCAATATGTCTGGATCTACTGAAGGATTCAGTGACCATTCCCtgtggacacagttactgtaTGAACTGTATTACAGACTGCTGGGATCAGGATGATCAGAAGAGAGTCTACAGCTGTTCTCAGTGCAGACAGACCTTCACTCCAAGACCTGTTTTAGGTAAAAACACCATGCTGGCTGAAGTGGTGAAGAAACTCAAGAAGACAAAACTACAAGCTGCTCATCCTGTTCAATGTTACACTGAATCTGGAGATGTGGAGTGTGACATCTGTACTGGAGACAAAAACAAAGCCATCAAGTCCTGTCTGGTGTGTCTGAACTCTTACTGTCAGACTcattttgaacaacatgagaaTCTCTTCAGGGATAAGAGACACAATCTGATTGACGCCACTGGACGACTGCAGGAGATGATCTGCCCTCAACATGAGAAACTGCTGGAGATTTACTGTCGTACTGATCAGAACTGTATATGTTATCTGTGTATGGTGgatgaacacaaaaaccacGACACTGTATCAGCTGCAGCAGAgaggaatgagaaacag AGACATTTGGAGGAAACCCAGAGAAAATTCCAGCAGAGAATCCAGGAGAGACATAAGGAGATTGAGGATCTGAGAGAGGCTGTGGAGTCTCACAAG CGCTCTGCACAGGCAGCAGTGGAGGACAGTGAGAGGATCTTTACTGAGCTGATCCACTCCATTGAGAGAAGCCGCTCTGAGGTGACACAGCTGATCAGAGATCGGGAAAAGGCTGCAGTGAGTCGAGCTGAAGAACAACTGGAGCAACTGGAGCAGGAGATTGATGATCTGAGGAGGAGAGATGCTGAGCTGGAGCAGCTGGAGCAGCTTTCACACACAGACCATCACATCCATTTCCTCCAG AGTTTCCAGTCTCTCTCTGTTCCTCCTGGATCTACAGACTCATCCAGCATCACTATCAGTTCTCGTCTCTCTTTTGATGATGTTGGTAAATCTGTGTCTCATCTGAGAGAAAAACTGGAGCATTTCTGCAGAGAGGAGATAGAAAAGATATCTGGCAGAG TGAGAAGCATTAACATCATTCCCACCCCTGAACCCAAGACCCATGAGGAGTTCCTCCAGT ATTCCTGTCGACTCACTTTGGATCCAAACACAGCGAATAAAAGCCTGGTACTGTCTGAAGGGAACAGACTGATTAAATACACTCATAAAGAACAGcagtatcctgatcatccagacagatttgatggTTATCttcaggtgttgtgtagagagagtgtgtgtggacgctgttactgggaggttGAATGGAGTGGTGAGGTGAGaatatcagtgtcatataagagaATCAGCAGGAAGGGATGGGGAGATGAGTTTGGATTTGGATataatgatcagtcctggagtttgtCCTGCGATGGCTCCAGATGTTCATTCTGGCATAATAACAAACAGACTGAACTCCCTGTAGTCTCCAGCTCCTGtagaataggagtgtatgtggatcacagtgcaggaactctgtccttctacagcgtctctgacACAATGACCCTCATTcacagagtccacaccacattCACTCAGCCTCTCTATGCTGGGTTTTGGGTTATTGGATCAGTGAAACTTTGTGAGGTAACAAAATAG